The Nakamurella alba genome includes the window CACCCGCGGGGCGGCCTCGTCATCCATTTCCGGTTGGCAGGGGTCACCATTTCAGGCGCCTGGAAACCAAAGGCGACGCTCCGCGAAAGACGGAAAGCATCCGAAACCGAACGGGCCACAGATCCCGGGTTTTCTGCGCACCGAAGGAGAAGAACCATGACTGGCCACGACAAGAGCAAAGACACCACACGACGATCGAGGCCGATTAGCTGGCCCCGCGCGAGCCGTCACCAGCCCGCCGCGGGCTCCTCGCGGACCGCGGACTTGCAGTGACGGCCGGCGAGAAGGTACCGCCGGAGGAGGAGCTGGCGCGCCGCCGGGAGGTGGCGGCGGCGAAAGTGCAGGCCTCCCATGACCTGACCGTGAAAGGGGTCCGGGACCTGGTCACCGGCAAGGACTGAGAGCAGTACTTACGGTTCGCGGCCCGGTTCCACTCCGACTCGTTCAACAACTCAATGCTGATCTTCCTGCAGCGCCCGGACGCCACCACGGTCACCGGCCGCCGGGGTGGTAGCAGCTGGGCCGGCAGGTCCGCCGCGGCGAGAAGGGCATCGCGATCTTCGCACCCGTCACCCGCCGCACCGACCACGACAACCCTCAGGATGCAGGTGCGCGCGGCGGGGAAACAGGTGCACGGCACGGGGTGGCAGGTGGTCGCGGCGGCGGGGAGACAGGTTCGCGCAGCGGGGACACAGGTCCAAAGGCTGGGCTGACAGGTGGCCGCGCCAGAGGGGAAACAGGTGCCGGACCTGCCACCCCGACCACGCACCTCGCATGTGTCGGGGTGACAGCAGCGACGCTACGGCCGGGGCGGCGGATGGTCGAGGTGCGGGCGGTGTCGGTGTTCGACGTCTCTCAGACCGACCCGATCGAACCCGGTGCCGAACTCCCCCTGGTCCGGCCCAGGCTCCTCGACGGCGAGCAGGGCGCCGAGCTGATGCGGCGATGCAGCAGCAACTCACCGGCCGCAGGTTCTCGCTCCAGCGCGGCGAGTGCGGCGGCACCAACGGCTGCACCACTTCGGCAACCGAGTCGTGAGAGTCCGCCACGGCGTGACCACGTTGCAGGCCACCAAGAAGCTGGCCCACGAGTACGGCCACGCGATCCTCCACGACCCTCCGCCGCTGCGTCCAGGGTGTGGTTGACACCGTTTCGTTGACATCCCGACGCTCCGGCCTGGTCCGGAAGGGAGGATGTGGTGGTGGGCGCGAAGCGGAAGAGTTGCACGCCGGGCTACCGGTCGCAGGCGGCGAGGTTAGTGATTGACACCGGCCGTACGATCGCGGAGGTCGCGCGGGAGCTGAGTGTGGGTGGGCAGCTGCCCGGTCGGTGAGTGGCGGTGTAGCGGGCGCGAATGGTTGATCCGCCGCCGCCAGTGGTGGATGCCGGTGAGCGGGCGGAGCTGGAGAGGCTGCGCCGCGAGGTCGCGGAACTGCGCATTGATCGGGAGTTCCTGAAAAGGCAGCGGCCTTCTTCGCTGCCGAGAACGAGAACACGAACCCGCCGAGGCGTTCAAGTTGATGGATGCGGAGTAGGCCCGGATTTCGTTGTCAAGGGTGGCTGCGTTGTTGGGGGTGTCGCGGCAGGTCTACTACAAGGTGAACCGCCCCGGGTCTAGTGGAGGGCTAATTGTTCCAGCAGCGGTTGCTGCTGGGTGAACCGCCCCGGGTCTGGTGGTGCCTGTACAACGACCGGACATGGGACGACGCCACCTCCTGGAACACCGCCGACCAAACCCGCAGATCGCCGCTGCTTGACCCTTACTCACTGGGGATGTCTATCTAGACACCGACGAGGGCTGGTTGTATTTGTGCGCGGTGCAGGACGGGCATCCCGCCGGGTCATCGGCTGCGCGATTTCTGATTCGTTGCACTCTGATGTGGTGGAAACCGCACTGCGGTGCGCGGTCGCATTGCGCGGCACCGAATTCTCCGGGGGTGATCTTCCACGCCTACCGGGCTGCCACTACATCTCGGCGCGGTTGGCCGCCGAGCTCGAGGTGCGACAGTCGGTCGGGCAGACCGGGGTGCTGGGACAACGCCCAGCAAGAGCCGTTCTGGTCCACCCTGAAGACCGAGTTATACCGGCGGCACCGGTTCACCACCCAGGCGGCAGCGACCCGGGCAGTGACCTAATGGATGGACCGACGTCGACACCGCGCTTTGGGCATGGCCAACCCGGTCACCTTCGAGCAGCACAGCCGAGCGGCGAAAGCCGCCTCACCCGATGTCAACCGCAGCGGCCTGACCCCACTACACCATGCATTGCGATGAGTCCCTTTGTCCTCCCTTCAGAGGGGCACATCTTCTGAGCGGCTTCGTTGCAACCCTGGGATGAGCGGATGGACGTAGGTTCTGCCGGTTCAAACAACGCGGCCGGCGGGCCGCACCCCTTTCACCTAATGTGCGCTTTGACCGGTACCTGTCACCATAGTTTAAACATGGGAAACATAGCTGGTATCTGTCCGGCTGCGGCCAGCCCGACATCAGCCTTGTCCGCCCGCCTGCAGGCGGCGGGCGGGGCCGATCGCGTCGGTGCGGCAATCCAGCTGTAGAGGCCGATTATGTCGCGTCCGTGGCGGCCCGCACCTTTCCTGTCCGACTGCCCAGCTGTCGAATGACCCGTCAGCGGTGGGATCATGTTCAGACCACTTCCCGGACACGATCCGCCCTCTGATCCCGTGTTGTGCAGATATTGTTGGCACCAGACAGACGGGGCGGGTCAAGCGCTGTTTGGTCGACTCTGGTGCGACCACCCAGTCGCGGCGAAGTGTCGTGGAACGGCACTTCGCACGCTCATCACACAAGCTGCGATGTTGGATCTTCAAACCGGAGCCGCTCGAAATTCAGGAGGCGCATCGCTTGTATTGGGCGGCACGGACGATGCAGAGGGAGTTCCCGGCCCGGCATCTCGGGCAGACGAACACTAAGCCCGGCAACTCCAGCAGGCATCGAAGACCCCGCAGCAACAGTCGGGCGCACCGACCGCACACGGCATCGATATCTCCCTCTCCGTCTACATAAACAGCATCGTTGACGGGATCAGAGAAGACGCGCGTGAACTCATCGTCAGGTGAGGGTATGCCCACGACTGTCAGTGTCACTGTTTGCCGCATGTGCTCACCACCCCTACGAACACGCCATCGCCAGGGCGACATGGTGCGTGATCGGAAACACACAGCGGAAGGGGCTCGGCGAAACTCGGTGGCCCTGCCGGCATGTTGCCACGCGAACGTGGCGCCACCAAAGTCGCCCCTACCCCAGAAGTATGTCATCGGTTTGGTTCGGAGCCGACCGGGCACCGACGGACTACCTCGGTGACAGCGCCGACGGTTGCAAACAACGGGGACGGACAACACATACCGTGGCGTTGGACCAGTTGAGCCAGGGCGTTGCTGAACTCGCCACCCTAGCGGCTGCCGACTTCGACCCGCACGACGTGCTCCACCGGTTGTGCGAGGTAGCCGCCCAGGCGCTGGAAGTGGACGGTGCCGGGGTGATGCGCGCCGACGGCGGCACCACCACCTACGTGCATGCAAGCTCCGGCGGGGTGAAAGATCTTGAAATGCTGCAGGAAGTCCTGCAGGAGGGGCCCTGCCGGGACGCGCTGGATTCCGGCCGCATGATCATCGCCGGGACGATCCAGGACATGGCCTGGCCCGCGTTCCAGCGCATGGCCACCACCGTCGACTTGCACGCCGTCCTCGCGGTGCCGCTACTCAGCCGCGGCCGCGCCTGGGGAACTCTGGACCTGTACTGGAACAGCCCCCACCACATCACCGACGACGACATCGCCGCAGCCCAGCTCCTGGCCAACGTGGCTGTGTCCTTTCTTGTCATGTCCAGCGACCGAGCGCAACTACAGGCAGCGCACAACGACCTGCGCCATCGAGCTCTGCACGACCAGCTCACCGGCCTTGCCAACCGCGAGCTGATGCACCAACACATTGATCACGCCCTGGCCGCCGCCCGCCGCAACGACACCCTCATCGCAGTGCTGTTCGTGGACCTCGACGACTTCAAGTCCATCAACGACACCTTCGGCCACAGAGCCGGCGATCACGTGCTCGCGACAGCTGCGCAACGCCTACAGTCCTGCATCCGCGAGATGGACATCGCCGGCAGACTCGCAGGGGACGAATTCCTCATCCTGTGCGAGAACATCACCCCACTGGCCACCGCCATCCACAGCATGCAGACACTTGCCCACCGCATACACCAGTCGCTTGACCAGCCACTGGAAGTGCAGGGCGTTGAACTCCGCCTGCGGGCCAGCATCGGAGCGTCCCTGACCAACGGCAGCACCACAGTGGAGGCACTGATCCACCACGCGGACACCGCCATGTATCGAGCAAAGACCGCTGGGCCGGGCGGAACAGCCATCAGACTCCTCGACCACTGACCCAAGGCCGAACCCGCAAGCGCTGCCGCGGGCGTCGCCCACGTCCACGGCAGGTGCGGATCTGGGCCGTTTTGCCTGCCCGACAGCGGGAACGCGGAGAATCGCGTGGTCGTTCGGACCTAAGCGACCCCGCCGGCCGGTCGGTTCGAGCCGGCGGGGTCTTCGCAGCCGGTCGCCCCTACGGTGGCGCTTCGGATCGAGCAAACCGGGCACTGACCGGCCACGGCCGGGGTAGAGGCACGCCGGCCTGTGGTCTGGTGTGCGCACCCTCTTGCACACCCCGGGAGCTGGCGCGGTCGTGAACGATCTGAACCTTCCGAAGTACCTGCAGGACCTGCTCGACACGTCCCGCTCCGGGATGGGCGCCGGCGATACCACCGGAGGCCTGCAAACATCGCTGCAAGGCATCGCCGACGCCGGGATCGCCGCCGGGATCGCCGACATGGTGGCCGTCACCGAACGTCGCGGCCAGCAGGTGGAAACGATCCTCGCCAGCCACAACACCGTGAGCAAGGCCGACCAAGCCCAGTACGAGTTCAACGAGGGCCCGTGCATCCAGGCCGCCTACGAGGACGGCCTGCTCTACAGCGAAGATCTCAGCGCCGAGACCCGCTGGCCCCGGTGGGCCCCCACCGCCTGGTCCCTGGGAGTCCGTGCCGTACTCAGCGTCCAGCTCTACAACGACTCCCACCGCCTCGGTGCGCTCAACCTCTATTCAACTCGGACCCGCCAGTACGGCCATGAAGAGCTGACCATGGCCCGCTACATCGCCACCAACGCCTCACTCGTGCTCGCCCACTTCCGCCGCGACGAAAACCTGTGACTAGCCATCGACGCCCGCCACCGCATCGGACTGGCACAAGGCATCCTCATGGGCCGCTACCGCCTCACCGCCGACCAAGCCTTCACCGTCATCCGACGCATCTCCAACGACCAACAGCAGAACTGGCAGCCGTCGCCGCCGAAATCATCCAAAACAACGGGCTACCAGCCCAACTGTCCGGCGGTGCGCAGTAGGGCAGCTGGAAGAAAGGGGACCGAGCAGCATCACGGACGTCCGCGGCCGTGACGTCACCTCCCCGCCATCCGTGTCGATGTTTCACCCCAAGGTCTTGCGATCACCCCCAGTTGCGCGCAGAAAGGTTGCGCCTCTGGCCCAGAATTCCACGCTGACGGGAAGCGAACCTGCCGAGCCGTTACTGCATGTAATCGCTCAAGACGCGGCAGTCTGGGGACGCCACCGGGCAGGCTGACAGACTGGGGCCAGTTGCCGATGAGAGCCCATCAGGTGACCTACTCGATGAAGTGCAGGTTGTCATGACGATGGAAATGGCCCCGCTGCCAGGAGGTCGTGGCCTCGATGGCGCTTCCGCCGCCGGCGGTGATGAGCATCTAGTCGAGCAACTGTTGGATCTGGCTCGGCTTCATCTGGACATGGACCTGGCCTGGGTCTCTCGGTTTACGAACACGACCCAGGTGGTCGAGGCGGCCAGCGGTGATCTGGGCCGGGACAAGGTCGAAGCCGGTTATGCGGCACCGCTGGAAGGTTCCTACTGCGTGCGGGTGGTGAACGGGACCCTGCCTGCGGTGATCCCGAATGCACTTGCCAACCCGACGACAGCCGCTCTGGACATCACCCACCAGCTGGGCATTGGAGCGTATGTC containing:
- a CDS encoding ANTAR domain-containing protein — encoded protein: MDARHRIGLAQGILMGRYRLTADQAFTVIRRISNDQQQNWQPSPPKSSKTTGYQPNCPAVRSRAAGRKGTEQHHGRPRP
- a CDS encoding GAF domain-containing protein, which gives rise to MNDLNLPKYLQDLLDTSRSGMGAGDTTGGLQTSLQGIADAGIAAGIADMVAVTERRGQQVETILASHNTVSKADQAQYEFNEGPCIQAAYEDGLLYSEDLSAETRWPRWAPTAWSLGVRAVLSVQLYNDSHRLGALNLYSTRTRQYGHEELTMARYIATNASLVLAHFRRDENL
- a CDS encoding diguanylate cyclase domain-containing protein, giving the protein MALDQLSQGVAELATLAAADFDPHDVLHRLCEVAAQALEVDGAGVMRADGGTTTYVHASSGGVKDLEMLQEVLQEGPCRDALDSGRMIIAGTIQDMAWPAFQRMATTVDLHAVLAVPLLSRGRAWGTLDLYWNSPHHITDDDIAAAQLLANVAVSFLVMSSDRAQLQAAHNDLRHRALHDQLTGLANRELMHQHIDHALAAARRNDTLIAVLFVDLDDFKSINDTFGHRAGDHVLATAAQRLQSCIREMDIAGRLAGDEFLILCENITPLATAIHSMQTLAHRIHQSLDQPLEVQGVELRLRASIGASLTNGSTTVEALIHHADTAMYRAKTAGPGGTAIRLLDH